The segment GGCGTTATCGGGGTTGGAATTGGTGGCGACCGTACTTCAGGCTATGAGCTTGCAAAAGAACAGCTATTCCGCAGCCTTGATGATGAGAACACAGTACCTGAATTAAAAGAGCTAGAAGACTATGTAATGGAAAACGCCAATAAACTTGGTATCGGAACGATGGGCTTCGGCGGCGAAACGACATTGCTTGGCTGTAAAGTCGGAGTTGCGCACCGCATTCCTGCGAGTTTCTTCGTTTCCGTTGCGTACAACTGCTGGGCGTATCGCCGTCTGGGAGTAAAAATCAGCTCGGAAACCGGTGAGATCAATGAATGGTTGTATCAAGAAGGGGAAATGATTGACTTCTCCAAAGAGTTGACAGAGCAAGAAGAAGTGGCTGCAACTTCTGAAGCCAGTGAAATCATTCTGGAAGCGCCGATCACCGAAGAAAAAATCCGTTCTTTAAAAGTGGGAGACGTAGTGCGCATTAATGGCAGAATGTACACAGGTCGTGACGCGATCCACAAACACTTGAGTGACAACGATGCTCCAGTTGACTTAGATGGCCAAATTATCTATCACTGTGGACCGGTAATGCTTAAGGATGACGAAGGAAACTGGCACGTCAAAGCAGCCGGCCCGACGACAAGTATTCGCGAGGAGCCTTATCAAGGAGATATCATGAAGCGCTTCGGTATCCGCGCTGTCATGGGTAAAGGCGGAATGGGTGCGAAAACGCTGAAGGCATTGGAAGAGCACGGGGGCGTTTACTTGAATGCAATCGGCGGAGCTGCGCAATATTATGCTGACTGTATCAAAGGTGTCGACGGTGTAGATTTGATGGAGTTCGGTATCCCGGAAGCAATGTGGCACTTAAATGTGGAAGGCTTCACTGCGGTTGTAACGATGGATTCACATGGCAACAGCTTGCATGCGGATGTGGAAAAGTCTTCATTAGAGAAGCTTGCGCAGTTTAAGGATAGAGTGTTTAACTAAATTTTGATTATAAAGCAGCTTGGCAACGTTAGTTTGTTGCCGGGCTGCTTTTTTGTTTTTGAATATTGGAATTGCGGTAGGCGGGGGTGTGTGGCGTCGATATTTTCCAGGTAAATGTCGTTTGGCATCTATTAAAGATGTTTCCGACAGTATTCGGCTAATTTCCGTTTGTATTTGCCTGAAGTCGGAAAGTATTTCCGAATTTTCAGACAGTAAATTATCCCAATGGAATCCTCCCCACCTCACCGGAATTGGAAAACAATGCACCGTATCATTCCTCCCACCAAAACGAATCATATTAGTAGCGACAAAACATGGAAGGGAGGACATAATGAAATGAGAAAACTACTCAACATCTTAACCATTACTGTTATAGCACTTTTTCTGATTCCACAGCTCAGTCAAGCGGACACCTATTCCACTACAACCCTGCACTGGGGATTTAAGAAAAGCCAGAACCATGAGCCGCCCGATGCAGGTCTTAAATACAAAGAACTTCTAAAAAAACATGATGCTTTTTATCTCGGTGACACGACGAAAAAGGAAATTTATCTTACTTTTGATAATGGATATGAGAACGGATATACTGAGCATGTTTTAGATGTACTGAAAAAGAAAAAGGTTCCCGCAGCCTTTTTTGTAACTGGTTATTACTTGAAGGATCAGCCAGAGTTGATTAAGCGAATGGTCAACGAAGGCCATATTGTCGGTAACCATAGCTGGCATCACCCAGATATGACGCAAGTGAACGACGTCCGTTTCAAAAAAGAGCTCGATATGATCAAAGAGGAGTACAAAAACATTACAGGGCTTGACAATATGACATACCTGCGGCCCCCTCGTGGGACCTTCAGTGACCGGACATTGGCACTTGCCAATCAAATGGGCTATCAACATGTTTTCTGGTCCCTGGCATACGTTGACTGGTACACCGACCAGCAAAAAGGCTGGAGATATTCCTACGACAATATCATGGCTCAGATCCATCCAGGTGCCATTCTTCTGCTACACACCGTTTCCAAAGACAATGCTGAGGCTATGGAAAAAGTGATTGATGACCTACAGAAACAGGGGTATGAATTTAAAAGCCTAGATCATATCGCTGCACAACATACTATTCCCAATCCAATATTGCTTATTCAAGAAAATTGACTCCTTTGCCCGCCAGCAAGGAGTTCTTTTCATGTTCCGATTCCCTCTCAGTTAGCATGGAACTAACCCGAGGTGTTTGGCAACACACCGGAAAGCCGTTATAATTGGGACAGTAAATGAAGGACGGTGGGAAATTTGGTTAAAATAAATGTAGTGGGACCATATGATTTTGACAGAGTGCTGCAACGGCTATCCATTGACCCTTTAATGGTTATAAATCAAAAGGGACGAACTGTAAAAGTTCCGATGTATCAAAATGAAATGCCTATTGTTATCAAAATCCAAGCGACAGGAACCAAACAGAAACCTTCATTCCAACTTACAAGTACTGCAAACCTGACAGAAAAAGAAGTACATCTCATAAAAAATATATTCCAATGGGACAAACCACTGCAAGCTATCAGCGATCATTTTGCCAAAACAGAGCTTGCACCGATTTTCAAAGAGCATGAAGGAACACCGCTTGTTCTGGATTTCGATCTATATCATTGCCTGATGAAATGCATCATCCATCAGCAGGTCAACATGAAATTCGCACACACATTGACACAGCGTTTTGTACACAATTTTGGATATGAAAAGGAAGGTGTCTGGTTCTATCCAAAGCCAGAAGAGGTTGCTAAGCTTGATTACGAGCAGATCACTGAACTCAAAATGAGCCGCCGAAAAGCGGAGTATATCATAGATACATCTAGATTGATCGCAGAGGGAGAATTGCCTCTATACGAATTGCATCAAAAATCGGATGAAGAAATTCTGAAAGAACTGGTAAAAGTAAGAGGCATTGGTCCTTGGACCGTTCAGAATCTGCTCCTGTTTGGACTTGGCAGGCCCAATCTTTTTCCGATTGCAGATATCGGCATCCAAAATGCACTAAAAAAACTAAAAGGACTCGACCAAAAACCAACCGTCCTGCAGATGCAGGAATGGAGCAAGGATTGGGAACCATATTCAAGTTATGCGTCCCTTTACCTTTGGAGAAGCATCGAACCGCAACCTGAGGAGTTAGTAAAATGAAAACGAAGAAATCATATAATAAGCAACAAACAAGTGTCGACATGAAAGTGGGACAGACCTTTCCTTTAACCATCAAGCGCCTTGGAATTAACGGGGAAGGTGTGGGCTATTTTAAAAAACAAGTCGTATTTGTTCCTGGGGCACTCCCTGAAGAAGTGATAGTTGCGGAAGTGACAGACGTCAAAAA is part of the Sutcliffiella sp. FSL R7-0096 genome and harbors:
- the pdaA gene encoding delta-lactam-biosynthetic de-N-acetylase, with translation MRKLLNILTITVIALFLIPQLSQADTYSTTTLHWGFKKSQNHEPPDAGLKYKELLKKHDAFYLGDTTKKEIYLTFDNGYENGYTEHVLDVLKKKKVPAAFFVTGYYLKDQPELIKRMVNEGHIVGNHSWHHPDMTQVNDVRFKKELDMIKEEYKNITGLDNMTYLRPPRGTFSDRTLALANQMGYQHVFWSLAYVDWYTDQQKGWRYSYDNIMAQIHPGAILLLHTVSKDNAEAMEKVIDDLQKQGYEFKSLDHIAAQHTIPNPILLIQEN
- a CDS encoding fumarate hydratase; the encoded protein is MNKLYESMYDLIVETSTKLPKDVRRAIAKAKLSESAGTRAAMSLATITNNITMADENVSPICQDTGLPTFKIKTPIGVNQLDIKKVIKEAIVQATKDGKLRPNSVDSLTGANSGDNLGDGVPVIKFEQWEKDYIDARLILKGGGCENKNIQYSLPCELEGLGRAGRDLDGIRKCVMHSVYQAQGQGCSAGVIGVGIGGDRTSGYELAKEQLFRSLDDENTVPELKELEDYVMENANKLGIGTMGFGGETTLLGCKVGVAHRIPASFFVSVAYNCWAYRRLGVKISSETGEINEWLYQEGEMIDFSKELTEQEEVAATSEASEIILEAPITEEKIRSLKVGDVVRINGRMYTGRDAIHKHLSDNDAPVDLDGQIIYHCGPVMLKDDEGNWHVKAAGPTTSIREEPYQGDIMKRFGIRAVMGKGGMGAKTLKALEEHGGVYLNAIGGAAQYYADCIKGVDGVDLMEFGIPEAMWHLNVEGFTAVVTMDSHGNSLHADVEKSSLEKLAQFKDRVFN
- a CDS encoding DNA-3-methyladenine glycosylase; amino-acid sequence: MVKINVVGPYDFDRVLQRLSIDPLMVINQKGRTVKVPMYQNEMPIVIKIQATGTKQKPSFQLTSTANLTEKEVHLIKNIFQWDKPLQAISDHFAKTELAPIFKEHEGTPLVLDFDLYHCLMKCIIHQQVNMKFAHTLTQRFVHNFGYEKEGVWFYPKPEEVAKLDYEQITELKMSRRKAEYIIDTSRLIAEGELPLYELHQKSDEEILKELVKVRGIGPWTVQNLLLFGLGRPNLFPIADIGIQNALKKLKGLDQKPTVLQMQEWSKDWEPYSSYASLYLWRSIEPQPEELVK